From one Thermanaeromonas sp. C210 genomic stretch:
- the rsfS gene encoding ribosome silencing factor: protein MAAQAARDKRGQEVVILDIRKISLIADYFVITHGTSTTQVQAIAREIEEKVAEAGGRLLRREGYASARWVLLDFGGVVVHVFLEEDRRFYDLERLWADAELVELEA, encoded by the coding sequence GTGGCCGCCCAGGCTGCCAGGGACAAAAGGGGCCAGGAAGTGGTCATACTGGATATACGTAAAATTTCTTTAATAGCCGATTACTTCGTTATCACCCACGGCACCTCCACCACCCAAGTGCAGGCCATAGCCCGGGAAATAGAGGAGAAGGTGGCCGAAGCGGGCGGCCGGCTCTTGCGGCGGGAAGGATATGCATCGGCGCGGTGGGTCCTGCTGGATTTCGGGGGAGTGGTGGTCCATGTCTTTTTGGAGGAGGACCGCAGGTTTTACGACCTGGAACGCCTCTGGGCCGATGCAGAGTTGGTAGAGCTGGAAGCCTAA
- the yqeK gene encoding bis(5'-nucleosyl)-tetraphosphatase (symmetrical) YqeK — protein MEEYAELLARRLSPGRLRHSLGVAEYSARLAAKYGASVEKARLAGLLHDYARDLTPQELVARAERAGLISHTVERKVPVLLHGPVGALLLREEVGIEDEEILQAVSRHTIGAPNMSLLDKIVYLADALEPGRQYSGVDDLRRAAEGDLDCALLKTMESGIVYVLRRGQLLHPVTIEARNYLLINR, from the coding sequence ATGGAGGAATACGCCGAACTGCTGGCCCGGAGGCTTTCGCCCGGGCGTCTCCGCCACAGCCTGGGAGTGGCCGAGTATTCCGCCCGGCTGGCGGCCAAATACGGGGCGTCTGTGGAAAAAGCCCGGCTGGCGGGCCTGCTGCACGATTATGCCCGGGATCTGACGCCGCAAGAATTGGTTGCACGGGCGGAAAGGGCGGGCCTCATAAGTCATACCGTTGAGAGGAAGGTCCCGGTTCTCCTGCACGGCCCGGTAGGGGCCTTGTTGCTGAGGGAGGAAGTAGGTATAGAGGACGAAGAGATCCTCCAGGCCGTAAGCCGTCATACCATAGGTGCACCGAACATGAGCCTGCTGGATAAAATAGTCTATCTGGCCGATGCTCTGGAACCTGGGAGACAATACTCGGGCGTGGACGACCTGCGGCGGGCGGCGGAAGGAGACTTGGACTGCGCCCTATTGAAGACCATGGAAAGCGGTATTGTTTATGTGTTAAGAAGGGGGCAACTTCTCCACCCCGTTACGATAGAAGCCAGGAACTATCTGCTGATCAATCGATAA
- the nadD gene encoding nicotinate-nucleotide adenylyltransferase, which yields MAASCLQQVGLMGGTFDPIHYGHLVAAEEARDEFKLERVIFIPAGHPPHKKGCPVTPAEHRYRMTVLATASNPHFTVSRIEIDRPGLSYTIDTVTEFRRLLGPEPELYFITGADAILEILHWKDVEDLLRKCRFIAATRPGFPLEKLKDLKPQLPPEGWQRIHFLEVPALAISSTDIRRRVREGKTIRYLLPEAVEEYIRREGLYLS from the coding sequence ATGGCCGCCAGTTGTCTGCAACAGGTGGGCCTAATGGGGGGTACCTTCGATCCCATTCATTACGGCCATCTGGTTGCCGCAGAGGAAGCACGGGATGAGTTTAAACTGGAGAGAGTTATCTTTATCCCTGCCGGCCATCCGCCCCATAAGAAGGGTTGTCCAGTTACTCCGGCCGAACACCGCTACCGCATGACGGTGTTGGCCACGGCCAGCAACCCTCACTTTACGGTGTCACGTATAGAGATCGACCGGCCGGGGTTATCCTATACCATCGATACGGTGACAGAGTTTCGCCGCTTGTTGGGCCCCGAGCCGGAGCTTTATTTTATTACCGGGGCCGATGCCATCCTGGAGATACTACACTGGAAGGACGTAGAAGACCTCCTCCGGAAATGCCGGTTTATTGCGGCCACCCGGCCGGGGTTTCCTTTGGAGAAGCTCAAGGACCTGAAACCCCAGTTGCCGCCCGAGGGGTGGCAGCGCATTCATTTCCTGGAAGTGCCGGCCTTGGCCATTTCTTCCACCGACATTCGCCGGCGGGTGCGGGAAGGTAAGACCATAAGATATTTGCTGCCCGAGGCGGTGGAGGAATATATCCGGCGGGAAGGTTTATATTTGAGCTGA
- a CDS encoding glutamate-5-semialdehyde dehydrogenase: MAVREEIVALGKRARAAAQKLATLNTEVKNNALRAMAQALRERSAEILQSNALDMEAGQARGLSRALLDRLLLNEKRIEEMAAGLEALVSLPDPVGEITSMWTRPNGLTIGRMRVPLGVIGIIYEARPNVTVDAAGLCLKTGNAVILRGGSEAINSNRAIARIIGEAAIAAGIPEGAIQLVDTTDREAVQVMMRLNEYIDVLIPRGGAGLIRTVVENASVPVIETGVGNCHVYVDEDADLEMAARIVVNAKTQRPGVCNAMETLLVHRNIAPSFLPLVAPQLRDLGVELRGCENTRALVPFAREATEEDWATEYLDLILAVKVVNDLEEAIQHISTYGTRHSEAIVTNNYARALEFLRRVDAAAVYVNASTRFTDGFQYGFGAEIGISTQKLHARGPMGPEQLTTFKYIVFGSGQVRQ; the protein is encoded by the coding sequence ATGGCGGTGCGGGAGGAAATCGTCGCCCTGGGGAAAAGGGCGCGGGCGGCGGCCCAGAAGCTGGCCACGTTAAATACCGAAGTGAAGAACAACGCCCTGAGGGCCATGGCCCAGGCCCTGAGGGAACGTTCGGCCGAAATCCTCCAGAGCAATGCCCTGGATATGGAAGCGGGGCAGGCCAGGGGCCTCTCCCGGGCCCTGCTGGACCGCCTCCTCCTTAATGAAAAGCGCATTGAGGAGATGGCTGCCGGCCTGGAGGCCCTCGTCAGCCTTCCCGACCCGGTGGGAGAAATTACATCCATGTGGACCAGGCCCAACGGCCTCACCATCGGCCGCATGCGGGTACCCCTGGGAGTCATCGGCATCATTTATGAGGCCCGGCCCAACGTGACGGTGGATGCCGCCGGCCTGTGCCTAAAGACGGGGAACGCCGTGATCCTGCGGGGAGGTTCCGAGGCCATCAACTCCAATCGCGCCATTGCGCGGATTATTGGCGAGGCGGCCATCGCCGCCGGGATACCCGAGGGCGCCATTCAGCTGGTGGATACTACCGATCGCGAGGCGGTACAGGTCATGATGCGCCTCAATGAGTATATCGATGTCCTCATTCCCCGGGGTGGCGCCGGACTCATCCGCACGGTGGTGGAGAACGCTAGCGTGCCGGTCATTGAAACCGGGGTGGGTAACTGCCACGTATACGTAGACGAGGATGCCGACCTGGAGATGGCGGCCCGGATCGTGGTCAACGCCAAAACCCAGCGGCCGGGGGTTTGCAATGCCATGGAAACCCTTCTGGTGCACCGCAATATTGCCCCGTCCTTCCTGCCGCTGGTGGCGCCGCAATTGAGGGACTTAGGTGTAGAACTCCGCGGTTGTGAAAACACCCGGGCCCTGGTTCCCTTTGCCAGGGAGGCCACCGAAGAGGATTGGGCCACCGAATACCTCGACCTCATTCTAGCGGTTAAAGTAGTCAACGACCTGGAGGAAGCCATCCAGCATATTTCCACGTACGGTACCAGGCATTCCGAGGCCATCGTGACCAACAACTACGCCCGGGCCCTGGAGTTCCTCCGGCGAGTTGATGCGGCCGCGGTATACGTCAACGCTTCTACCCGCTTTACCGATGGATTCCAGTACGGCTTCGGCGCCGAAATCGGCATCAGCACCCAGAAGCTTCATGCTCGGGGTCCCATGGGCCCGGAACAGCTCACCACCTTCAAATACATCGTCTTCGGTAGTGGACAGGTGCGCCAGTAA
- the proB gene encoding glutamate 5-kinase, whose product MTASDCRRALADTKRVVVKVGTSTLTHQTGKLNLERMERLVRELADQVNAGRQVILVTSGAVGAGMGRLGLRERPRTLPEKQAAAAVGQGLLMHMYEKFFGEYGLTVAQVLLTRDDLADRRRYLNACHTFGALLRLGVLPIVNENDTVAVEEIRVGDNDTLSALVAGLVDADALILLTDSEGLYTADPRSCPDARLIPVVEEIGPEIEAAAGGGGSTWATGGMVTKLQAARLATSFGIPVIIASGLLPGRIAGILRGEEIGTLFLPRDHRAHGRKKWLAYGPVAQGKIWVDAGAARAIIHRGKSLLPSGITGVEGNFEHGSLVSILGPDGNEIARGMTNYAAEEIKRIQGKKTGEILAILGRKDYDEVVHRDNLIVLA is encoded by the coding sequence TTGACGGCTAGCGACTGCCGGCGGGCCCTGGCCGACACCAAGCGAGTGGTAGTTAAGGTAGGTACCAGCACCCTCACCCATCAGACGGGAAAGCTCAATCTAGAGCGTATGGAGCGCCTGGTAAGGGAGCTGGCCGATCAGGTCAATGCCGGGCGCCAGGTGATACTGGTCACTTCCGGCGCCGTGGGGGCCGGCATGGGTAGATTGGGCCTCAGGGAGCGGCCGCGCACGCTGCCGGAGAAGCAGGCAGCGGCTGCTGTAGGCCAGGGCCTGTTAATGCACATGTACGAGAAATTTTTCGGCGAATATGGGCTGACCGTGGCCCAAGTTTTGCTTACCCGGGACGACCTGGCTGACCGCCGGCGTTACCTCAACGCCTGCCATACCTTCGGGGCCCTCTTGCGCTTAGGCGTATTACCCATCGTAAACGAAAACGATACGGTGGCCGTGGAGGAAATCCGGGTGGGGGACAATGACACCCTGTCGGCCCTGGTGGCCGGCCTGGTGGATGCCGACGCATTGATCCTCCTAACAGACAGCGAGGGCCTATATACGGCCGATCCCCGTTCGTGCCCCGACGCTCGGCTTATCCCCGTGGTAGAAGAGATCGGCCCGGAGATAGAGGCCGCGGCCGGCGGTGGCGGCTCGACCTGGGCCACCGGAGGTATGGTTACCAAGTTGCAGGCGGCCCGCCTGGCCACCAGTTTCGGCATTCCCGTAATTATAGCCAGCGGCCTGTTGCCCGGCCGGATCGCCGGTATTTTAAGGGGTGAAGAAATAGGGACCCTTTTCCTGCCCCGGGACCACCGGGCCCACGGCCGCAAGAAATGGCTGGCCTATGGGCCCGTAGCCCAGGGGAAGATTTGGGTTGATGCCGGCGCCGCCCGGGCCATTATTCACCGGGGAAAAAGCTTGCTGCCCAGCGGCATTACGGGCGTGGAGGGGAACTTTGAGCACGGTAGCCTGGTGAGCATTCTGGGTCCCGACGGGAACGAAATTGCCCGCGGCATGACCAATTATGCCGCGGAAGAGATAAAACGCATCCAGGGGAAGAAAACCGGTGAAATTCTTGCAATTCTAGGGCGCAAGGATTATGATGAAGTAGTACACCGCGATAATCTAATCGTACTCGCATAA
- the obgE gene encoding GTPase ObgE, translated as MFYDEAKIYVRGGDGGNGAVAFRREKYVPRGGPSGGDGGRGGSVVLEADPGLRTLVDFRYRSHYRAERGEHGQGKNKHGRSAPDLILRVPVGTVVRDAVTGEVLADLVAPGQRVVVAAGGRGGRGNARFANPREQAPKFAEKGEPGEERWIRLELKLLADVGLVGLPNAGKSTLLSRISAARPKIADYPFTTLNPNLGVVRLDEEHSFVVADIPGLIEGAHQGAGLGLKFLRHIERTRVLVHVLDVGMKGGEEVLRDFETVNNELGHYSPELLKRPQVIAANKIDLPGGEENCRFLTERLGEKHRIFPLSALKGEGLEPLLWYLVELLEDLPEVKDAPSDETTARMVEPAETFTITRENGVFVVSGREVERRVAMTDFSSDAAVRRLQRTFKRLGVEEALRRAGARPGDTVRIRDQEFQLEE; from the coding sequence ATGTTTTACGACGAAGCAAAAATATATGTCCGCGGCGGTGACGGCGGTAACGGGGCGGTGGCCTTCCGACGGGAAAAGTACGTACCCCGCGGGGGCCCCAGCGGTGGCGACGGCGGTCGGGGCGGCAGCGTCGTCCTGGAGGCCGATCCGGGCCTTAGGACCCTGGTGGATTTCCGTTACCGCAGTCATTACCGGGCCGAAAGGGGCGAGCACGGTCAGGGCAAGAATAAACACGGCCGCAGCGCCCCCGACCTGATTCTGCGGGTACCGGTGGGGACCGTGGTGCGCGACGCGGTTACCGGAGAGGTTTTGGCGGACCTCGTTGCTCCCGGTCAGAGGGTGGTAGTAGCGGCGGGCGGCCGCGGGGGTCGGGGCAATGCCCGCTTTGCTAACCCCCGGGAGCAGGCCCCGAAGTTTGCGGAGAAGGGGGAGCCTGGGGAGGAGCGGTGGATCCGGTTGGAGCTTAAGCTCCTTGCCGATGTAGGACTGGTAGGCCTGCCCAATGCGGGGAAATCCACTTTGCTATCCCGCATATCCGCCGCCCGGCCCAAGATTGCCGATTACCCCTTTACTACCTTGAACCCCAACCTGGGCGTGGTGCGCCTGGATGAGGAACACTCCTTTGTGGTAGCCGATATTCCCGGCCTTATTGAAGGCGCCCATCAGGGAGCGGGGTTGGGATTAAAGTTCCTACGCCATATCGAGAGGACCCGGGTGCTGGTCCACGTGCTGGACGTGGGCATGAAGGGCGGAGAGGAAGTTCTCCGCGACTTCGAAACGGTCAACAATGAACTGGGCCATTACAGCCCCGAACTTCTAAAGCGCCCTCAGGTGATTGCGGCCAATAAGATAGACTTGCCCGGGGGCGAGGAAAACTGTAGGTTTCTTACCGAAAGGTTGGGCGAAAAGCACCGCATATTTCCCCTTTCGGCCTTGAAGGGGGAGGGCCTTGAACCCCTGCTATGGTATTTGGTAGAACTGCTCGAAGACCTGCCGGAGGTGAAGGACGCGCCCTCGGACGAGACTACGGCAAGGATGGTCGAACCGGCCGAGACTTTCACCATAACCCGGGAGAACGGCGTGTTTGTTGTCTCTGGCCGGGAGGTGGAGCGGCGGGTGGCCATGACGGATTTCAGCAGTGACGCGGCGGTGCGGCGCCTACAGCGGACTTTCAAACGCCTGGGGGTTGAAGAGGCCCTGCGGCGGGCCGGCGCCCGCCCGGGGGACACTGTTCGTATAAGGGATCAGGAGTTCCAGCTGGAGGAGTAA
- a CDS encoding Spo0B domain-containing protein: MAGETEAFVRLLRGQKHDFLNHLQVISGFLQLGKPERALAYTKEVVARIGKNGRLMRLRQAELVLQCQFKLEEAAQRQIKVEVEVDTEMEDLALTGEQAAGLLELAWELVLGAFEAGEQEGRLGLEIRETGQGYLWRFTGSPGPVGRERMDSVLAELQERAEKCGTPVTWSPHKFELTLLLPRK; this comes from the coding sequence GTGGCAGGGGAGACCGAAGCCTTTGTACGCTTGCTGCGGGGTCAAAAACACGATTTCCTTAACCACCTGCAGGTAATATCCGGCTTTTTGCAGTTGGGTAAACCCGAAAGGGCCCTGGCCTATACTAAAGAAGTAGTCGCGCGCATCGGGAAAAACGGGAGACTGATGCGCCTGCGGCAGGCCGAGTTGGTTCTCCAGTGCCAGTTTAAACTAGAAGAAGCAGCCCAGCGCCAGATCAAGGTGGAAGTGGAAGTAGACACCGAAATGGAGGACCTGGCCTTAACCGGGGAACAGGCGGCGGGTCTTCTGGAGCTCGCCTGGGAACTGGTGCTGGGGGCCTTCGAAGCCGGGGAGCAGGAAGGAAGGCTAGGGCTGGAGATCCGGGAAACAGGGCAAGGGTATCTCTGGCGTTTTACTGGCTCTCCGGGGCCGGTGGGAAGGGAGAGAATGGATTCCGTCCTCGCGGAGCTGCAGGAACGGGCGGAGAAGTGCGGTACGCCTGTTACGTGGTCTCCCCATAAATTCGAACTCACCCTACTTTTGCCCCGCAAGTAA
- the rpmA gene encoding 50S ribosomal protein L27: MRKIDLQLFAHKKGVGSSRNGRDSESKRLGVKRHDGQFVTAGNIIVRQRGTKIHPGRNVGLGKDNTLYALIDGYVRFERKGRDKKQVSVYA, encoded by the coding sequence ATGCGCAAGATAGACCTGCAGCTGTTTGCCCACAAGAAGGGAGTGGGTAGTTCCCGCAACGGACGGGACAGTGAATCGAAGCGGCTGGGCGTGAAGAGGCACGACGGCCAATTCGTTACCGCTGGAAACATTATTGTGCGCCAGCGGGGGACCAAAATTCACCCGGGCCGTAACGTGGGCCTGGGTAAAGACAACACCCTGTACGCCCTCATTGATGGCTATGTGAGGTTTGAACGCAAGGGCCGGGATAAGAAGCAAGTTAGTGTTTATGCTTAA
- a CDS encoding ribosomal-processing cysteine protease Prp translates to MVRVTLWRDEGGRAVGFLVSGHAGYRPRGRDIVCAAVSALTQAAVMGLEEYLTVAPEVQKGEGTLQCLLPGDLPVREREKAEVILGTMELGLRAIARSYRRFVQVESRRWSRCAR, encoded by the coding sequence ATGGTCCGGGTAACCCTTTGGCGCGATGAGGGCGGCCGCGCGGTGGGTTTCCTGGTTTCCGGCCATGCGGGCTACCGACCGCGGGGCCGGGATATAGTGTGTGCCGCTGTATCGGCCCTTACCCAGGCGGCGGTCATGGGGCTGGAGGAGTACCTGACCGTGGCTCCTGAAGTCCAGAAAGGGGAAGGCACTCTACAGTGCCTACTGCCCGGGGACCTGCCGGTACGCGAGCGGGAGAAGGCGGAGGTCATTTTAGGGACCATGGAGCTGGGCCTGAGGGCCATAGCAAGGAGCTATAGACGCTTTGTACAGGTTGAATCGAGGAGGTGGAGCAGATGCGCAAGATAG
- the rplU gene encoding 50S ribosomal protein L21, translated as MYAIIETGGKQYRVSEGDVLKVEKLPVPEGETVVLDKVLAVQGDGGLQVGRPYLANARVIGKVEGHGKGEKIIVFKYKPKKNYRRKQGHRQPFTALRIEKIEVS; from the coding sequence ATGTACGCTATTATCGAAACAGGTGGCAAGCAGTACCGGGTTTCCGAGGGCGATGTGTTGAAAGTGGAGAAGCTGCCCGTTCCCGAGGGCGAAACGGTAGTATTGGATAAAGTGCTGGCCGTCCAGGGCGACGGGGGTTTGCAGGTGGGTAGGCCTTATCTGGCCAACGCCCGGGTGATAGGCAAGGTCGAAGGACACGGTAAGGGCGAAAAGATAATCGTGTTCAAATATAAGCCCAAGAAGAATTACCGCCGGAAGCAGGGGCACCGTCAGCCCTTTACTGCCCTGCGTATCGAAAAGATCGAGGTTTCCTAA
- a CDS encoding xylulokinase: MGAKYLLGVDIGTAGTKAGLFDLEGRLLAVAYAESYLRYPAPGWVEQDPEDFYRTACITIREVLEKSGINPRDIAGMAFDGQMAGIMGIDEEWRAVTRYDSWLDVRCQKYVDWLREHFGEKLIATVGMPPSIAHGPKMIWWKEEEPEVYRRIVKFIVPAVYVAGRVCGLRAEQAFEDYTYLHFSGVSDALAGRWSPELLGAFGLSQDKLPQIVEPWRIVGYVTEEGARDTGLAAGTPVAAGVGDTAASFLGAGMVEKGQAVDVAGTASVLAFCVDEFVPDIENKTLIVPRAVQPGLWFAMAYIGGGGLCLRWFRDTWAAAEREEAERSGRDVYDILNEAAAEVPAGSAGLLFVPHLGGRVCPYDSRIRGAWIGFSWNHDKAGFYRSILEAVAYEYGYYLDITRKLFPSLEVKEVRVIGGGARSPLWNQMKADILGIPYVSLEREEVGIWGSALVAGYAVGIYKDLAGVAKELARPAQKFEVNEKAHAHYRPYRELYRELYAALKGVYDRLDEIALGT; this comes from the coding sequence ATGGGCGCCAAATACCTTCTGGGCGTCGATATAGGCACTGCAGGGACCAAGGCGGGATTATTTGACCTGGAAGGTCGCCTCCTCGCCGTAGCCTACGCCGAGTCTTATTTGCGGTATCCAGCACCGGGGTGGGTGGAGCAGGACCCGGAAGATTTCTACCGGACGGCCTGTATCACTATCCGGGAAGTTTTGGAGAAGAGCGGCATAAATCCACGGGATATAGCCGGTATGGCCTTCGACGGACAGATGGCGGGTATCATGGGTATAGATGAAGAATGGCGTGCCGTTACCCGCTACGACTCGTGGCTTGACGTCCGCTGCCAGAAATACGTGGATTGGCTGAGGGAGCATTTCGGCGAAAAACTCATAGCCACGGTGGGCATGCCCCCTTCCATAGCCCACGGTCCCAAGATGATCTGGTGGAAGGAAGAAGAGCCGGAGGTGTACCGCCGCATTGTCAAGTTCATTGTCCCAGCCGTATATGTAGCGGGGCGCGTATGCGGGTTGCGGGCGGAACAGGCCTTCGAGGATTACACTTATCTTCACTTTTCCGGCGTTTCCGACGCCCTCGCCGGCCGGTGGTCCCCCGAACTCCTTGGTGCCTTTGGCCTATCCCAGGATAAGCTTCCCCAAATAGTCGAGCCCTGGCGGATTGTCGGTTATGTAACCGAGGAAGGGGCCAGGGACACTGGCCTGGCCGCAGGCACGCCCGTGGCGGCCGGGGTGGGGGATACGGCGGCCAGCTTCCTGGGCGCAGGTATGGTAGAGAAGGGCCAGGCCGTGGATGTAGCGGGTACCGCTTCCGTGTTAGCCTTCTGTGTGGACGAATTCGTCCCGGACATTGAAAACAAAACCTTGATCGTACCCCGGGCCGTCCAGCCCGGTCTGTGGTTCGCCATGGCCTATATCGGCGGCGGGGGCTTGTGCCTGCGGTGGTTTAGGGATACCTGGGCTGCTGCGGAAAGGGAGGAGGCAGAGCGTTCGGGCCGTGACGTGTACGATATTCTTAACGAAGCCGCCGCGGAGGTTCCGGCCGGGTCTGCCGGGCTCTTGTTCGTACCCCATCTGGGCGGCCGTGTCTGCCCTTATGACAGCCGCATCCGAGGAGCATGGATAGGCTTTAGCTGGAACCACGACAAGGCAGGCTTCTATCGTTCTATATTGGAAGCAGTGGCCTACGAGTATGGCTATTACCTAGATATAACTCGCAAATTGTTCCCGAGCCTGGAAGTTAAGGAAGTGCGGGTCATAGGCGGCGGAGCGAGAAGCCCCCTCTGGAACCAGATGAAGGCGGATATCTTAGGGATACCCTACGTGAGTTTGGAGAGGGAAGAGGTAGGCATCTGGGGTTCGGCCTTGGTGGCGGGGTATGCGGTAGGCATCTACAAGGACCTGGCGGGGGTGGCCAAGGAACTTGCCCGGCCGGCCCAAAAGTTCGAGGTAAATGAAAAGGCCCACGCCCATTACCGTCCCTACCGGGAACTCTACAGGGAGCTCTACGCGGCCCTTAAAGGCGTTTACGACCGCCTAGACGAGATAGCCCTGGGAACATAG
- a CDS encoding glucose-6-phosphate isomerase: MHLFKPFNTICDLKTGVLSPPGNHIVRYLADMKEMFHDREAAETMLKENPKVYEFYNVVIPEEDGHLQHCTSIIYPGKVGKEYFMTKGHFHAVAGTAEIYVCLAGKGLLLMQTEDGQAEVLEMYPGSISYIPPYWAHRTINTGDEPLVFFGVYRGDAGHNYGTIEKQGFSKLVLEEDGQPCIIDNPRYNPRGGD; the protein is encoded by the coding sequence TTGCATCTATTTAAACCCTTTAATACCATATGCGATCTCAAGACGGGTGTTCTTTCTCCGCCCGGCAATCATATAGTGCGCTATTTGGCGGACATGAAGGAAATGTTCCATGACCGGGAAGCGGCCGAAACCATGTTAAAAGAGAACCCGAAGGTTTACGAATTCTATAATGTAGTCATTCCCGAAGAGGACGGCCATCTCCAGCACTGCACCAGTATCATATACCCGGGCAAAGTAGGCAAGGAATACTTTATGACCAAGGGCCACTTTCACGCCGTGGCCGGCACGGCGGAGATCTATGTATGCCTTGCCGGCAAGGGGCTGCTCCTGATGCAGACTGAGGACGGCCAGGCGGAAGTCCTGGAGATGTATCCGGGCAGCATATCCTATATCCCGCCCTACTGGGCCCACCGTACGATAAATACGGGGGATGAACCCCTGGTCTTTTTCGGGGTGTATAGGGGTGACGCGGGCCATAACTACGGCACCATAGAAAAACAGGGTTTTTCCAAGCTGGTTTTGGAGGAAGACGGCCAGCCGTGCATCATAGATAATCCCCGCTACAACCCTCGGGGGGGAGACTGA